One Drosophila kikkawai strain 14028-0561.14 chromosome 3L, DkikHiC1v2, whole genome shotgun sequence genomic window carries:
- the LOC108075177 gene encoding uncharacterized protein — MSPPHHERGLFGIHLGLSLGGHGHHHHHHHPPPPPPHYDHHHHHHGPPPHHHHHYGPPPPPPHHYVEHHHHHNSSHFDHHHGPPHHHHHHHC; from the coding sequence ATGTCGCCGCCACACCACGAACGAGGTCTCTTCGGCATCCATTTGGGTTTGAGCCTGGGTGGTCATGGacaccaccatcaccatcaccacccgccgccgccgccgccccaCTACGATcatcaccaccatcaccatGGACCTCCGccgcaccaccaccaccactacgggccacctcctcctccgccacaTCACTATGTGgagcatcatcatcaccacaacagcagccactttgatcatcatcatggaccgccgcatcatcatcatcatcaccactgctga